A window of the Halichoerus grypus chromosome 2, mHalGry1.hap1.1, whole genome shotgun sequence genome harbors these coding sequences:
- the CARTPT gene encoding cocaine- and amphetamine-regulated transcript protein — protein MESPRLRPLALLGAALLLLLPLLGAGAQEDAELQPRALDIYSAVEDASHEKELIEALQEVLKKLKTKSIPIYEKKYGQVPMCHAGERCAVRKGARIGKLCDCPRGTTCNSFLLKCL, from the exons ATGGAGAGCCCCCGTCTTCGGCCGCTGGCCCTGTTGGGTGCCGCCCTGCTTTTGCTGCTACCTCTGCTGGGCGCCGGGGCCCAGGAGGACGCTGAGCTCCAGCCCCGAGCCCTGGACATCTACTCTGCCGTGGAGGATGCCTCTCATGAGAAGGAGCTG ATCGAAGCGCTACAGGAAGTCCTGAAGAAGCTCAAGACTAAAAGTATTCCGATCTATGAGAAGAAGTATGGCCAAGTCCCCATG TGCCACGCTGGGGAGCGGTGCGCAGTGCGAAAAGGAGCGAGGATTGGGAAGCTGTGCGACTGTCCCCGAGGAACCACCTGCAATTCTTTCCTTTTGAAGTGCTTGTGA